One segment of Manihot esculenta cultivar AM560-2 chromosome 4, M.esculenta_v8, whole genome shotgun sequence DNA contains the following:
- the LOC110612506 gene encoding putative glucose-6-phosphate 1-epimerase isoform X3, with amino-acid sequence MSEDKKYVEHCKGVNGLDKVILREVRGHSAEVYLYGGQVTSWKNEHREELLFVSSKAIFKPPKAIRGGIPLCFPQFGIGALERHGFARNRFWSIDNDPPPFPTNTSNKAFIDLILKHSEEDAKIWPHSEVRVEGLETLDYLDNLKDRERFTEQGDAITFESEVDKLYLSTPTKIAVLDHERKRTFVLRKDGLPDADTWKGYRVIRFKFHFLSFNCWCKEDLQSIILNIPCSVEYGPIITMTPMSHSCCFKVTLCLRFAPYITNVSVWSTMAAEHELLEYVR; translated from the exons ATGTCTGAAGACAAGAAGTACGTGGAGCACTGTAAGGGCGTTAATGGCCTCGACAAGGTCATCTTGCGTGAGGTTCGCGGCCATTCTGCCGAg GTCTACTTGTATGGAGGTCAAGTTACATCTTGGAAGAATGAACATCGGGAAGAATTGCTTTTTGTTAGTAGCAAG GCTATATTTAAGCCTCCAAAGGCTATCCGTGGAGGTATCCCATTATGCTTTCCTCAA TTTGGTATTGGTGCTCTTGAACGTCATGGATTTGCAAGGAACAGATTTTGGAGTATTGATAATGATCCCCCTCCTTTTCCAACAAATACTTCCAACAAAGCATTCATTGACTTGATACTTAAGCATTCTGAAGAAGATGCAAAAATCTGGCCTCACAG TGAAGTGCGTGTAGAAGGACTTGAAACGCTGGATTACCTGGATAACTTAAAGGATAGAGAGCGATTCACTGAACAAGGGGATGCAATCACATTTGAATCAGAA GTAGATAAATTATACCTCAGCACACCTACTAAAATTGCTGTTCTGGACCACGAAAGGAAAAGAACATTTGTATTGCGGAAAGATGGACTTCCTGATGCAG ACACTTGGAAAGGTTATAGGGTCATCCGTTTCAAGTTTCATTTCTTGTCATTCAACTGTTGGTGCAAAGAAGACCTGCAATCTATCATCTTGAATATCCCATGTTCTGTGGAATATGGTCCCATAATTACAATGACACCAATGTCCCATTCATGTTGCTTTAAAGTGACTTTATGTTTAAGGTTTGCCCCATATATCACAAATGTGTCCGTTTGGTCAACTATGGCTGCTGAACATGAATTGCTTGAATATGTGAGATAA
- the LOC110612506 gene encoding putative glucose-6-phosphate 1-epimerase isoform X1 — protein MSEDKKYVEHCKGVNGLDKVILREVRGHSAEVYLYGGQVTSWKNEHREELLFVSSKAIFKPPKAIRGGIPLCFPQFGIGALERHGFARNRFWSIDNDPPPFPTNTSNKAFIDLILKHSEEDAKIWPHRYEFRLRITLGPGGDLMLTSRIRNTNTDGKSFTFTFAYHNNLYVTDISEVRVEGLETLDYLDNLKDRERFTEQGDAITFESEVDKLYLSTPTKIAVLDHERKRTFVLRKDGLPDAVVWNPWDKKAKAMPDFGDDDYKHMLCVQAACLENPITLKPGEEWKGRQELSVVPSSYCSGQLDPQKALNV, from the exons ATGTCTGAAGACAAGAAGTACGTGGAGCACTGTAAGGGCGTTAATGGCCTCGACAAGGTCATCTTGCGTGAGGTTCGCGGCCATTCTGCCGAg GTCTACTTGTATGGAGGTCAAGTTACATCTTGGAAGAATGAACATCGGGAAGAATTGCTTTTTGTTAGTAGCAAG GCTATATTTAAGCCTCCAAAGGCTATCCGTGGAGGTATCCCATTATGCTTTCCTCAA TTTGGTATTGGTGCTCTTGAACGTCATGGATTTGCAAGGAACAGATTTTGGAGTATTGATAATGATCCCCCTCCTTTTCCAACAAATACTTCCAACAAAGCATTCATTGACTTGATACTTAAGCATTCTGAAGAAGATGCAAAAATCTGGCCTCACAG ATATGAGTTTCGTCTAAGGATAACTCTGGGGCCTGGAGGAGATTTGATGTTGACCTCACGAATTCGAAATACAAACACTGATGGGAAGTCGTTCACCTTTACGTTTGCCTATCACAACAATCTTTATGTTACTGATATCAG TGAAGTGCGTGTAGAAGGACTTGAAACGCTGGATTACCTGGATAACTTAAAGGATAGAGAGCGATTCACTGAACAAGGGGATGCAATCACATTTGAATCAGAA GTAGATAAATTATACCTCAGCACACCTACTAAAATTGCTGTTCTGGACCACGAAAGGAAAAGAACATTTGTATTGCGGAAAGATGGACTTCCTGATGCAG TGGTCTGGAATCCCTGGGATAAGAAAGCAAAGGCAATGCCTGATTTTGGTGATGATGACTACAAGCATATGCTTTGTGTACAGGCTGCTTGTTTAGAAAACCCCATTACTTTGAAACCTGGTGAAGAGTGGAAAGGAAGGCAGGAGCTGTCTGTAGTTCCCTCCAGTTACTGCAGTGGACAACTTGATCCACAAAAAGCACTAAATGTTTAG
- the LOC110612633 gene encoding fasciclin-like arabinogalactan protein 14, which translates to MPLVNFSSQFALFFSFFLLFFTVSAFNVTELLSDHSDFSNFNDKLSRTKLADTINHRKSITILAVDNGNLSPLDGLSSDAQKRVLSLHVILDYYDAAKLKKIAKKSATLTTLYQSTGQARGRQGFLNATDRGGGQVAFGSAVAGSNLNSNLVKSVTSKPYDISVLQVSSLIMPDSVVKSGSPAKAPSPLSDSPSPAPATSPSPPADSSASSPMTDGPDAADGPAADSPSGANGGTGTSLAMVATALSSAWVLAMMI; encoded by the coding sequence ATGCCGCTCGTCAACTTCTCTTCTCAATTtgctctcttcttctccttctttcttctcttctttactGTTTCTGCATTTAACGTCACCGAACTCCTAAGCGACCATTCAGATTTCAGCAACTTCAATGACAAGTTATCAAGAACCAAATTGGCTGACACCATTAACCACCGGAAAAGCATCACCATCCTCGCTGTTGATAATGGCAATTTATCACCTCTTGATGGGTTATCATCTGATGCGCAGAAGAGGGTCTTGAGTCTTCATGTGATATTGGATTATTATGATGCTGCAAAGCTTAAAAAAATAGCAAAGAAAAGTGCAACTCTCACCACTCTTTATCAGTCCACTGGGCAAGCCAGAGGCAGACAAGGGTTTTTGAATGCGACTGATAGGGGTGGCGGTCAGGTTGCCTTTGGTTCTGCCGTTGCCGGATCCAATCTTAATTCAAATTTGGTTAAGTCTGTTACCTCTAAACCTTATGATATTTCAGTGCTTCAGGTCAGCTCTCTAATAATGCCGGATTCTGTTGTCAAGTCCGGTTCACCAGCCAAGGCTCCTTCACCATTGTCAGATTCTCCGTCTCCTGCACCAGCCACATCTCCTTCCCCACCTGCGGATTCTTCAGCCTCATCTCCCATGACTGATGGTCCAGATGCAGCAGATGGTCCTGCCGCTGATTCTCCTTCTGGGGCCAATGGTGGAACTGGAACCAGCCTTGCTATGGTTGCGACGGCTTTGTCATCAGCATGGGTTCTAGCCATGATGATCTGA
- the LOC110613128 gene encoding serine/threonine-protein kinase OSR1 isoform X2 — protein sequence MEKKKYPIGREFYVLYEEVGQGVSASVHRALCIPFDEIVAIKILDFERENCDLSTISREVQTMILVDHPNVLKSNCSFVNDHNLWVVMPFMAGGSCLHILKATHPDGFEEVVIATILREVLKGLEYLHHHGHIHRDVKAGNILIDTRGAIKLGDFGVSACLFDSGDRQRMRNTFVGTPCWMAPEVMEQLHGYDFKADIWSFGITALELAHGHAPFSKYPPMKVLLMTLQNAPPGLDYERDKKFSKSFKQMTASCLVKDPSKRPSAKKLLKHSFFKQARSNDYILRTLLEGLPALGDRIKALKRKEEDMLAQKKMPDGQKEEISQNEYKRGISGWNFNLEDMKAQASLIQDVEDPIADNNLGGSSSSLPTLNAIEKKLESQHSSLGQIAEVDDNDPIQSRPPLLRSVNSSVNIAKVKSEKSDDDSSIASPCEQYAPHFSSPHDDIVENDACKKSIFEINGKSMEVTASQQKLGGSLCGSTLPEILVPPNKAESDKFPNQPQTNSSPEGEVTLSKAAKLPVAPNSDEFDEKAKPPVVQQRGRFKVTSESVGIEKAVPLPILQKSHSMQVRSFEVLHQHPMVSIPSASDAAPSTVSGHSLFPMLNSVLQTNILQRDTILNLMKQVSGSDNSANRAIDGGSAERSLLEAAHDREKELLHEITELQWRLICAQEELQKHRTENAQY from the exons ATGGAGAAGAAGAAGTATCCGATTGGACGGGAGTTTTACGTTCTGTATGAGGAGGTTGGGCAAGGTGTGAGTGCTTCAGTGCATCGGGCTTTGTGTATTCCATTTGATGAGATTGTTGCAATCAAGATTCTTGACTTTGAACGCGAAAATTGTGATCTG AGTACTATTTCTCGTGAGGTACAAACAATGATCTTGGTTGACCATCCAAATGTTCTCAAATCAAATTGTTCCTTTGTCAATGATCATAATCTGTGGGTTGTCATGCCATTCATGGCCGGGGGTTCTTGTCTTCATATATTGAAAGCTACTCATCCAGATGGTTTTGAGGAGGTGGTGATAGCAACAATATTACGTGAGGTGTTGAAGGGTTTAGAGTATCTTCATCATCATGGGCACATACATCGAGATGTTAAA GCGGGGAACATTCTCATTGATACACGTGGTGCTATCAAGTTGGGAGATTTTGGTGTTTCTGCTTGCCTTTTTGATTCAGGTGATAGGCAACGCATGAGGAATACCTTTGTGGGGACGCCTTGCTG GATGGCACCTGAGGTCATGGAGCAATTACATGGATATGACTTCAA GGCTGATATTTGGTCATTTGGGATAACTGCCTTAGAGCTTGCTCATGGGCATGCTCCATTCTCAAAATATCCTCCAATGAag GTATTGCTTATGACTTTGCAAAATGCACCACCCGGCCTAGATTACGAAAGAGATAAGAAGTTCTCTAAG TCTTTTAAGCAGATGACTGCTAGTTGCTTGGTAAAAGATCCTTCGAAAAGGCCATCTGCGAAGAAGTTGTTAAAGCATTCTTTTTTTAAGCAAGCTAGGTCAAATGATTACATATTGCGGACACTTTTGGAGGGGTTGCCTGCTCTTGGTGATCGAATTAAGGCATTGAAG AGAAAAGAAGAGGATATGCTTGCGCAAAAGAAGATGCCAGATGGGCAGAAGGAGGAAATATCACAG AATGAATATAAACGAGGAATTAGTGGTTGGAACTTCAATCTTGAAGATATGAAGGCTCAAGCTTCCCTG ATACAAGATGTTGAAGACCCTATAGCTGATAACAATCTGGGAGGAAGCTCAAGTTCATTGCCTACGCTCAATGCCATTGAAAAGAAATTAGAGTCTCAGCACTCCTCCTTGGGACAAATTGCAGAAGTG GATGATAATGATCCGATACAAAGTCGACCACCTCTCCTTCGATCAGTCAACTCGTCTGTAAACATTGCGAA AGTTAAAAGTGAAAAATCTGATGATGATTCCAGTATTGCAAGTCCATGTGAACAATATGCTCCACATTTTTCTTCACCCCATGATGATATTGTGGAAAACGATGCATGCAAAAAATCTATTTTTGAGATCAATGGAAAATCAATGGAGGTCACAGCTTCTCAACAGAAATTAGGAGGTTCATTATGTGGCTCTACTTTACCAGAAATTTTAGTTCCTCCTAATAAAGCAGAAAG TGATAAGTTTCCAAATCAACCACAAACTAATTCAAGTCCAGAAGGAGAGGTTACACTTTCTAAAGCAGCAAAATTACCAG TGGCACCTAACAGTGATGAATTTGATGAGAAAGCAAAACCACCTGTTGTTCAGCAAAGGGGACGTTTCAAAGTCACTTCGGAGAGTGTTGGTATAGAAAAG GCCGTTCCACTGCCCATATTGCAAAAGAGCCATAGTATGCAGGTTCGTAGTTTTGAG GTACTTCATCAACATCCTATGGTGTCTATACCATCAGCATCTGATGCTGCACCATCAACTGTTTCTGGTCATTCTCTGTTTCCAATGTTGAATTCTGTTTTGCAGACAAATATTCTTCAGAGG GATACTATTCTTAATCTAATGAAGCAAGTTTCGGGTAGCGACAATTCAG CCAACCGTGCCATTGATGGAGGATCCGCAGAGAGATCTTTG CTAGAAGCAGCTCATGACAGGGAAAAAGAGTTACTTCATGAAATAACAGAGTTGCAGTGGAG GCTTATATGTGCTCAAGAGGAACTCCAAAAACATAGAACAGAAAATGCTCAG TATTGA
- the LOC110613128 gene encoding serine/threonine-protein kinase OSR1 isoform X3, with translation MEKKKYPIGREFYVLYEEVGQGVSASVHRALCIPFDEIVAIKILDFERENCDLSTISREVQTMILVDHPNVLKSNCSFVNDHNLWVVMPFMAGGSCLHILKATHPDGFEEVVIATILREVLKGLEYLHHHGHIHRDVKAGNILIDTRGAIKLGDFGVSACLFDSGDRQRMRNTFVGTPCWMAPEVMEQLHGYDFKADIWSFGITALELAHGHAPFSKYPPMKVLLMTLQNAPPGLDYERDKKFSKSFKQMTASCLVKDPSKRPSAKKLLKHSFFKQARSNDYILRTLLEGLPALGDRIKALKRKEEDMLAQKKMPDGQKEEISQNEYKRGISGWNFNLEDMKAQASLIQDVEDPIADNNLGGSSSSLPTLNAIEKKLESQHSSLGQIAEVDDNDPIQSRPPLLRSVNSSVNIAKVKSEKSDDDSSIASPCEQYAPHFSSPHDDIVENDACKKSIFEINGKSMEVTASQQKLGGSLCGSTLPEILVPPNKAESDKFPNQPQTNSSPEGEVTLSKAAKLPVAPNSDEFDEKAKPPVVQQRGRFKVTSESVGIEKAVPLPILQKSHSMQVLHQHPMVSIPSASDAAPSTVSGHSLFPMLNSVLQTNILQRDTILNLMKQVSGSDNSANRAIDGGSAERSLLEAAHDREKELLHEITELQWRLICAQEELQKHRTENAQI, from the exons ATGGAGAAGAAGAAGTATCCGATTGGACGGGAGTTTTACGTTCTGTATGAGGAGGTTGGGCAAGGTGTGAGTGCTTCAGTGCATCGGGCTTTGTGTATTCCATTTGATGAGATTGTTGCAATCAAGATTCTTGACTTTGAACGCGAAAATTGTGATCTG AGTACTATTTCTCGTGAGGTACAAACAATGATCTTGGTTGACCATCCAAATGTTCTCAAATCAAATTGTTCCTTTGTCAATGATCATAATCTGTGGGTTGTCATGCCATTCATGGCCGGGGGTTCTTGTCTTCATATATTGAAAGCTACTCATCCAGATGGTTTTGAGGAGGTGGTGATAGCAACAATATTACGTGAGGTGTTGAAGGGTTTAGAGTATCTTCATCATCATGGGCACATACATCGAGATGTTAAA GCGGGGAACATTCTCATTGATACACGTGGTGCTATCAAGTTGGGAGATTTTGGTGTTTCTGCTTGCCTTTTTGATTCAGGTGATAGGCAACGCATGAGGAATACCTTTGTGGGGACGCCTTGCTG GATGGCACCTGAGGTCATGGAGCAATTACATGGATATGACTTCAA GGCTGATATTTGGTCATTTGGGATAACTGCCTTAGAGCTTGCTCATGGGCATGCTCCATTCTCAAAATATCCTCCAATGAag GTATTGCTTATGACTTTGCAAAATGCACCACCCGGCCTAGATTACGAAAGAGATAAGAAGTTCTCTAAG TCTTTTAAGCAGATGACTGCTAGTTGCTTGGTAAAAGATCCTTCGAAAAGGCCATCTGCGAAGAAGTTGTTAAAGCATTCTTTTTTTAAGCAAGCTAGGTCAAATGATTACATATTGCGGACACTTTTGGAGGGGTTGCCTGCTCTTGGTGATCGAATTAAGGCATTGAAG AGAAAAGAAGAGGATATGCTTGCGCAAAAGAAGATGCCAGATGGGCAGAAGGAGGAAATATCACAG AATGAATATAAACGAGGAATTAGTGGTTGGAACTTCAATCTTGAAGATATGAAGGCTCAAGCTTCCCTG ATACAAGATGTTGAAGACCCTATAGCTGATAACAATCTGGGAGGAAGCTCAAGTTCATTGCCTACGCTCAATGCCATTGAAAAGAAATTAGAGTCTCAGCACTCCTCCTTGGGACAAATTGCAGAAGTG GATGATAATGATCCGATACAAAGTCGACCACCTCTCCTTCGATCAGTCAACTCGTCTGTAAACATTGCGAA AGTTAAAAGTGAAAAATCTGATGATGATTCCAGTATTGCAAGTCCATGTGAACAATATGCTCCACATTTTTCTTCACCCCATGATGATATTGTGGAAAACGATGCATGCAAAAAATCTATTTTTGAGATCAATGGAAAATCAATGGAGGTCACAGCTTCTCAACAGAAATTAGGAGGTTCATTATGTGGCTCTACTTTACCAGAAATTTTAGTTCCTCCTAATAAAGCAGAAAG TGATAAGTTTCCAAATCAACCACAAACTAATTCAAGTCCAGAAGGAGAGGTTACACTTTCTAAAGCAGCAAAATTACCAG TGGCACCTAACAGTGATGAATTTGATGAGAAAGCAAAACCACCTGTTGTTCAGCAAAGGGGACGTTTCAAAGTCACTTCGGAGAGTGTTGGTATAGAAAAG GCCGTTCCACTGCCCATATTGCAAAAGAGCCATAGTATGCAG GTACTTCATCAACATCCTATGGTGTCTATACCATCAGCATCTGATGCTGCACCATCAACTGTTTCTGGTCATTCTCTGTTTCCAATGTTGAATTCTGTTTTGCAGACAAATATTCTTCAGAGG GATACTATTCTTAATCTAATGAAGCAAGTTTCGGGTAGCGACAATTCAG CCAACCGTGCCATTGATGGAGGATCCGCAGAGAGATCTTTG CTAGAAGCAGCTCATGACAGGGAAAAAGAGTTACTTCATGAAATAACAGAGTTGCAGTGGAG GCTTATATGTGCTCAAGAGGAACTCCAAAAACATAGAACAGAAAATGCTCAG ATATGA
- the LOC110613128 gene encoding serine/threonine-protein kinase OSR1 isoform X1, with the protein MEKKKYPIGREFYVLYEEVGQGVSASVHRALCIPFDEIVAIKILDFERENCDLSTISREVQTMILVDHPNVLKSNCSFVNDHNLWVVMPFMAGGSCLHILKATHPDGFEEVVIATILREVLKGLEYLHHHGHIHRDVKAGNILIDTRGAIKLGDFGVSACLFDSGDRQRMRNTFVGTPCWMAPEVMEQLHGYDFKADIWSFGITALELAHGHAPFSKYPPMKVLLMTLQNAPPGLDYERDKKFSKSFKQMTASCLVKDPSKRPSAKKLLKHSFFKQARSNDYILRTLLEGLPALGDRIKALKRKEEDMLAQKKMPDGQKEEISQNEYKRGISGWNFNLEDMKAQASLIQDVEDPIADNNLGGSSSSLPTLNAIEKKLESQHSSLGQIAEVDDNDPIQSRPPLLRSVNSSVNIAKVKSEKSDDDSSIASPCEQYAPHFSSPHDDIVENDACKKSIFEINGKSMEVTASQQKLGGSLCGSTLPEILVPPNKAESDKFPNQPQTNSSPEGEVTLSKAAKLPVAPNSDEFDEKAKPPVVQQRGRFKVTSESVGIEKAVPLPILQKSHSMQVRSFEVLHQHPMVSIPSASDAAPSTVSGHSLFPMLNSVLQTNILQRDTILNLMKQVSGSDNSANRAIDGGSAERSLLEAAHDREKELLHEITELQWRLICAQEELQKHRTENAQI; encoded by the exons ATGGAGAAGAAGAAGTATCCGATTGGACGGGAGTTTTACGTTCTGTATGAGGAGGTTGGGCAAGGTGTGAGTGCTTCAGTGCATCGGGCTTTGTGTATTCCATTTGATGAGATTGTTGCAATCAAGATTCTTGACTTTGAACGCGAAAATTGTGATCTG AGTACTATTTCTCGTGAGGTACAAACAATGATCTTGGTTGACCATCCAAATGTTCTCAAATCAAATTGTTCCTTTGTCAATGATCATAATCTGTGGGTTGTCATGCCATTCATGGCCGGGGGTTCTTGTCTTCATATATTGAAAGCTACTCATCCAGATGGTTTTGAGGAGGTGGTGATAGCAACAATATTACGTGAGGTGTTGAAGGGTTTAGAGTATCTTCATCATCATGGGCACATACATCGAGATGTTAAA GCGGGGAACATTCTCATTGATACACGTGGTGCTATCAAGTTGGGAGATTTTGGTGTTTCTGCTTGCCTTTTTGATTCAGGTGATAGGCAACGCATGAGGAATACCTTTGTGGGGACGCCTTGCTG GATGGCACCTGAGGTCATGGAGCAATTACATGGATATGACTTCAA GGCTGATATTTGGTCATTTGGGATAACTGCCTTAGAGCTTGCTCATGGGCATGCTCCATTCTCAAAATATCCTCCAATGAag GTATTGCTTATGACTTTGCAAAATGCACCACCCGGCCTAGATTACGAAAGAGATAAGAAGTTCTCTAAG TCTTTTAAGCAGATGACTGCTAGTTGCTTGGTAAAAGATCCTTCGAAAAGGCCATCTGCGAAGAAGTTGTTAAAGCATTCTTTTTTTAAGCAAGCTAGGTCAAATGATTACATATTGCGGACACTTTTGGAGGGGTTGCCTGCTCTTGGTGATCGAATTAAGGCATTGAAG AGAAAAGAAGAGGATATGCTTGCGCAAAAGAAGATGCCAGATGGGCAGAAGGAGGAAATATCACAG AATGAATATAAACGAGGAATTAGTGGTTGGAACTTCAATCTTGAAGATATGAAGGCTCAAGCTTCCCTG ATACAAGATGTTGAAGACCCTATAGCTGATAACAATCTGGGAGGAAGCTCAAGTTCATTGCCTACGCTCAATGCCATTGAAAAGAAATTAGAGTCTCAGCACTCCTCCTTGGGACAAATTGCAGAAGTG GATGATAATGATCCGATACAAAGTCGACCACCTCTCCTTCGATCAGTCAACTCGTCTGTAAACATTGCGAA AGTTAAAAGTGAAAAATCTGATGATGATTCCAGTATTGCAAGTCCATGTGAACAATATGCTCCACATTTTTCTTCACCCCATGATGATATTGTGGAAAACGATGCATGCAAAAAATCTATTTTTGAGATCAATGGAAAATCAATGGAGGTCACAGCTTCTCAACAGAAATTAGGAGGTTCATTATGTGGCTCTACTTTACCAGAAATTTTAGTTCCTCCTAATAAAGCAGAAAG TGATAAGTTTCCAAATCAACCACAAACTAATTCAAGTCCAGAAGGAGAGGTTACACTTTCTAAAGCAGCAAAATTACCAG TGGCACCTAACAGTGATGAATTTGATGAGAAAGCAAAACCACCTGTTGTTCAGCAAAGGGGACGTTTCAAAGTCACTTCGGAGAGTGTTGGTATAGAAAAG GCCGTTCCACTGCCCATATTGCAAAAGAGCCATAGTATGCAGGTTCGTAGTTTTGAG GTACTTCATCAACATCCTATGGTGTCTATACCATCAGCATCTGATGCTGCACCATCAACTGTTTCTGGTCATTCTCTGTTTCCAATGTTGAATTCTGTTTTGCAGACAAATATTCTTCAGAGG GATACTATTCTTAATCTAATGAAGCAAGTTTCGGGTAGCGACAATTCAG CCAACCGTGCCATTGATGGAGGATCCGCAGAGAGATCTTTG CTAGAAGCAGCTCATGACAGGGAAAAAGAGTTACTTCATGAAATAACAGAGTTGCAGTGGAG GCTTATATGTGCTCAAGAGGAACTCCAAAAACATAGAACAGAAAATGCTCAG ATATGA
- the LOC110612506 gene encoding putative glucose-6-phosphate 1-epimerase isoform X2, with protein MASTRSSCVRFAAILPRSTCMEVKLHLGRMNIGKNCFLLVARLYLSLQRLSVEFGIGALERHGFARNRFWSIDNDPPPFPTNTSNKAFIDLILKHSEEDAKIWPHRYEFRLRITLGPGGDLMLTSRIRNTNTDGKSFTFTFAYHNNLYVTDISEVRVEGLETLDYLDNLKDRERFTEQGDAITFESEVDKLYLSTPTKIAVLDHERKRTFVLRKDGLPDADTWKGYRVIRFKFHFLSFNCWCKEDLQSIILNIPCSVEYGPIITMTPMSHSCCFKVTLCLRFAPYITNVSVWSTMAAEHELLEYVR; from the exons ATGGCCTCGACAAGGTCATCTTGCGTGAGGTTCGCGGCCATTCTGCCGAg GTCTACTTGTATGGAGGTCAAGTTACATCTTGGAAGAATGAACATCGGGAAGAATTGCTTTTTGTTAGTAGCAAG GCTATATTTAAGCCTCCAAAGGCTATCCGTGGAG TTTGGTATTGGTGCTCTTGAACGTCATGGATTTGCAAGGAACAGATTTTGGAGTATTGATAATGATCCCCCTCCTTTTCCAACAAATACTTCCAACAAAGCATTCATTGACTTGATACTTAAGCATTCTGAAGAAGATGCAAAAATCTGGCCTCACAG ATATGAGTTTCGTCTAAGGATAACTCTGGGGCCTGGAGGAGATTTGATGTTGACCTCACGAATTCGAAATACAAACACTGATGGGAAGTCGTTCACCTTTACGTTTGCCTATCACAACAATCTTTATGTTACTGATATCAG TGAAGTGCGTGTAGAAGGACTTGAAACGCTGGATTACCTGGATAACTTAAAGGATAGAGAGCGATTCACTGAACAAGGGGATGCAATCACATTTGAATCAGAA GTAGATAAATTATACCTCAGCACACCTACTAAAATTGCTGTTCTGGACCACGAAAGGAAAAGAACATTTGTATTGCGGAAAGATGGACTTCCTGATGCAG ACACTTGGAAAGGTTATAGGGTCATCCGTTTCAAGTTTCATTTCTTGTCATTCAACTGTTGGTGCAAAGAAGACCTGCAATCTATCATCTTGAATATCCCATGTTCTGTGGAATATGGTCCCATAATTACAATGACACCAATGTCCCATTCATGTTGCTTTAAAGTGACTTTATGTTTAAGGTTTGCCCCATATATCACAAATGTGTCCGTTTGGTCAACTATGGCTGCTGAACATGAATTGCTTGAATATGTGAGATAA
- the LOC110612506 gene encoding putative glucose-6-phosphate 1-epimerase isoform X4: protein MSEDKKYVEHCKGVNGLDKVILREVRGHSAEVYLYGGQVTSWKNEHREELLFVSSKAIFKPPKAIRGGIPLCFPQFGIGALERHGFARNRFWSIDNDPPPFPTNTSNKAFIDLILKHSEEDAKIWPHRYEFRLRITLGPGGDLMLTSRIRNTNTDGKSFTFTFAYHNNLYVTDISEVRVEGLETLDYLDNLKDRERFTEQGDAITFESEVDKLYLSTPTKIAVLDHERKRTFVLRKDGLPDADTWKGYRVIRFKFHFLSFNCWCKEDLQSIILNIPCSVEYGPIITMTPMSHSCCFKVTLCLRFAPYITNVSVWSTMAAEHELLEYVR, encoded by the exons ATGTCTGAAGACAAGAAGTACGTGGAGCACTGTAAGGGCGTTAATGGCCTCGACAAGGTCATCTTGCGTGAGGTTCGCGGCCATTCTGCCGAg GTCTACTTGTATGGAGGTCAAGTTACATCTTGGAAGAATGAACATCGGGAAGAATTGCTTTTTGTTAGTAGCAAG GCTATATTTAAGCCTCCAAAGGCTATCCGTGGAGGTATCCCATTATGCTTTCCTCAA TTTGGTATTGGTGCTCTTGAACGTCATGGATTTGCAAGGAACAGATTTTGGAGTATTGATAATGATCCCCCTCCTTTTCCAACAAATACTTCCAACAAAGCATTCATTGACTTGATACTTAAGCATTCTGAAGAAGATGCAAAAATCTGGCCTCACAG ATATGAGTTTCGTCTAAGGATAACTCTGGGGCCTGGAGGAGATTTGATGTTGACCTCACGAATTCGAAATACAAACACTGATGGGAAGTCGTTCACCTTTACGTTTGCCTATCACAACAATCTTTATGTTACTGATATCAG TGAAGTGCGTGTAGAAGGACTTGAAACGCTGGATTACCTGGATAACTTAAAGGATAGAGAGCGATTCACTGAACAAGGGGATGCAATCACATTTGAATCAGAA GTAGATAAATTATACCTCAGCACACCTACTAAAATTGCTGTTCTGGACCACGAAAGGAAAAGAACATTTGTATTGCGGAAAGATGGACTTCCTGATGCAG ACACTTGGAAAGGTTATAGGGTCATCCGTTTCAAGTTTCATTTCTTGTCATTCAACTGTTGGTGCAAAGAAGACCTGCAATCTATCATCTTGAATATCCCATGTTCTGTGGAATATGGTCCCATAATTACAATGACACCAATGTCCCATTCATGTTGCTTTAAAGTGACTTTATGTTTAAGGTTTGCCCCATATATCACAAATGTGTCCGTTTGGTCAACTATGGCTGCTGAACATGAATTGCTTGAATATGTGAGATAA